The following coding sequences lie in one Biomphalaria glabrata chromosome 18, xgBioGlab47.1, whole genome shotgun sequence genomic window:
- the LOC129923913 gene encoding piggyBac transposable element-derived protein 4-like translates to MDAMPGCSSVSGRPKRLTVAQATQLFLALESSSDSDSEDDSTYLPENHGVDDNIVKKKRARHDDTVVDSDSDSDSGSEANNDGTGIIATIPEPDDFRPRTSGNNDGWQWERVADNCPVSTANTFRMSQPSKSGVNSELDLTRDSTPFDVFTRLVDGCIMTFLVDSINDYAKIVIQKHNPPTVRSTFNNWTDTNVAEMYKFLAVFISIGLQNKKSVRDFWSNKDIYYQPWFNTMFTRARFELLFFSMMHVGEAVSVGKDKVEPFVKMMCSNFQKAFYPFEEVAIDEMVIGFKGRFGPLQYNPSKPEKHHIKNYGLCDSSTGYVINLITYYGSDTTYSDSSKSITSHAVKIFDTLLQPLQSGHHIFADRYYTSTDLLEYLTQKRFYYTGTVNLARKNFPAELKKQKLRHRETQFYKSVGSIDALCVAWQDKKAKKPCIMVSTKSTNRIINVQQKRSVVEKPEMVHDYNMMMNGCDRADQMLSYYSVHSRKSMKWWKKVFFWILEIAQINALIIYNATQVTCDQPSKKLSLKKFKETLIDGLVDAATALGDVPRQVKVKTVKADSKIAPGPHLVHYEENDRPCVYCKSQSQRKRTRFFCSGCPSQPRLCVKHCFRLYHEDLAKI, encoded by the coding sequence atggaTGCTATGCCTGGATGCAGTAGTGTTAGTGGTAGGCCTAAAAGATTGACGGTAGCACAAGCTACTCAATTGTTTTTAGCTTTAGAAAGTTCTAGTGATAGTGATAGTGAAGATGATTCCACATATTTGCCAGAAAATCATGGTGTAGATGATAACATTGTGAAGAAGAAAAGAGCTAGACATGATGATACTGTGGTTGACTCAGATTCTGACAGTGATAGTGGCAGTGAAGCTAACAATGATGGGACTGGTATTATTGCTACAATTCCAGAACCAGATGATTTTAGACCTAGAACTAGTGGTAATAATGATGGGTGGCAATGGGAGAGGGTTGCTGACAATTGTCCTGTCAGTACTGCCAATACATTTAGAATGTCCCAGCCTTCTAAAAGTGGAGTCAATTCTGAGTTAGATTTGACAAGAGATTCTACACCATTTGATGTTTTTACCAGGCTAGTAGATGGTTGTATCATGACCTTTTTAGTTGATAGCATTAATGATTATGCTAAAATTGTGATTCAAAAACACAATCCTCCTACTGTCAGGTCCACTTTTAATAATTGGACAGACACAAATGTTGCAGAAATGTACAAGTTTCTCGCAGTTTTTATTTCGATAggtctacaaaacaaaaagtctgtCAGGGACTTTTGGTCTAATAAAGACATATATTATCAGCCATGGTTTAATACCATGTTTACAAGAGCTAGATTTGAACTCTTGTTCTTTAGCATGATGCATGTAGGTGAAGCGGTCTCGGTCGGTAAGGATAAAGTTGAACCCTTCGTAAAGATGATGTGTTCAAATTTTCAAAAGGCATTTTATCCTTTTGAGGAGGTTGCTATTGATGAGATGGTGATAGGATTTAAAGGCAGGTTTGGACCATTACAGTACAACCCTAGTAAGCCTGAAAAGCACCACATAAAAAATTATGGCCTGTGTGATAGCAGTACAGgttatgtaataaatcttatTACTTATTATGGAAGTGACACTACTTACTCAGACTCATCAAAGAGTATTACCAGCCATGCAGTCAAAATATTTGATACCCTTCTACAACCACTTCAAAGTGGGCATCATATTTTTGCTGATAGATATTATACATCAACAGATCTCTTGGAATATCTAACTCAGAAAAGATTTTATTATACTGGGACAGTCAACTTGGCTAGGAAAAATTTCCCTGCCGAGCTCAAGAAGCAAAAGCTGCGTCACAGAGAAACTCAATTTTACAAGTCTGTGGGCAGTATAGATGCTCTTTGTGTGGCATGGCAggataagaaagctaaaaagccTTGCATTATGGTGTCCACAAAATCAACCAATCGCATCATTAATGTGCAACAGAAGCGCAGTGTTGTCGAGAAGCCAGAAATGGTTCACGACTACAATATGATGATGAATGGTTGCGACAGGGCAGACCAAATGCTCTCTTATTATTCTGTGCATTCTAGAAAAAGCATGAAATGgtggaagaaagtctttttcTGGATATTAGAAATTGCACAGATTAATGCCCTCATCATTTATAATGCCACACAGGTTACATGTGACCAGCCTTCAAAAaagctttctttaaaaaaatttaaagaaactttaattgatggtttagtTGATGCTGCCACTGCACTGGGTGATGTTCCCAgacaggtgaaagtgaagacTGTTAAAGCTGACAGCAAAATAGCACCTGGGCCTCATCTTGTTCATTATGAAGAGAATGATCGCCCTTGTGTCTATTGCAAGAGTCAATCACAACGGAAGCGGACTAGATTCTTTTGCTCGGGTTGCCCGTCGCAACCTCGGCTCTGTGTGAAACATTGTTTTCGTCTATACCATGAGGATCTGGCAAAAATATAG